One Sodalinema gerasimenkoae IPPAS B-353 DNA segment encodes these proteins:
- the ald gene encoding alanine dehydrogenase, whose translation MDIGVPKEIKNREFRVGLSPQSVRVLCDRGHRVFVETQAGVGSGFADDDYRQVGATVVESAGLAWEQPLVVKVKEPLPEEYAYLKGGGGDRLLFTYLHLAAERELTEALMESGILAIAYETVQLPDGRLPLLAPMSVIAGRLSVQFGAHFLERPQGGRGVLLGGVPGVPPGDVVILGGGVVGTEAARVAIGLGARVRIFDINLDRLSYLEMLFGSRVELQYSSPLTIEAAVPDADLLVGAALVLGRKPPTLVSQDLVHRMKPGAVIVDVAVDQGGCIETIRPTSHTEPTYLVADVLHYGVPNMPGSVPRTATQSLNHSTLPYVLKLAEAGTKAIEMDEAIASGVNVRDHQLVHPAVREVFGDL comes from the coding sequence ATGGACATTGGTGTTCCTAAGGAAATTAAGAACCGGGAGTTTCGGGTGGGGTTGAGTCCGCAAAGTGTTCGGGTTCTTTGTGATCGCGGCCATCGGGTGTTTGTGGAGACTCAGGCCGGTGTGGGATCTGGGTTTGCTGATGATGATTACCGCCAGGTGGGGGCGACGGTGGTGGAGTCGGCGGGGTTGGCTTGGGAACAGCCGCTGGTGGTGAAGGTGAAGGAACCTTTGCCTGAGGAATATGCGTATCTTAAAGGGGGTGGGGGCGATCGCCTCCTGTTTACCTATCTTCATTTGGCGGCGGAACGAGAGTTGACGGAGGCCCTGATGGAGTCGGGCATTTTGGCGATCGCCTATGAGACGGTTCAACTCCCGGATGGCCGTTTGCCACTGCTGGCTCCCATGAGTGTGATTGCGGGACGACTTTCGGTACAGTTCGGGGCCCATTTCTTGGAACGGCCTCAAGGGGGCCGGGGGGTTCTGTTAGGGGGTGTTCCGGGGGTTCCTCCGGGGGATGTGGTGATTCTCGGTGGGGGTGTGGTAGGAACGGAAGCGGCTCGGGTGGCGATCGGGTTGGGGGCGCGAGTGCGGATTTTTGATATTAATCTCGATCGCCTTTCCTATCTCGAAATGCTCTTTGGTTCCCGGGTGGAGTTGCAATATAGCAGTCCCCTCACCATTGAGGCGGCGGTTCCTGACGCGGATTTGCTAGTGGGGGCGGCGTTAGTCTTGGGCCGTAAGCCGCCGACGTTGGTTTCGCAAGACTTGGTTCATCGCATGAAGCCGGGGGCGGTGATTGTGGATGTGGCGGTAGATCAAGGGGGTTGTATTGAGACGATTCGCCCTACGTCGCATACGGAACCAACGTATTTGGTTGCGGATGTTTTACATTATGGGGTTCCCAATATGCCGGGTTCGGTTCCTCGCACGGCGACTCAGTCGTTGAATCACAGTACGCTTCCCTATGTGTTGAAGTTGGCGGAGGCGGGGACTAAGGCGATTGAGATGGATGAGGCGATCGCCTCTGGGGTGAATGTGCGGGATCATCAGTTGGTTCATCCGGCGGTGCGGGAGGTGTTTGGGGATTTGTAG
- a CDS encoding nuclear transport factor 2 family protein: protein MGDVRELSKQEQITALYEAINRRDVEGALAYIDDDCVYEDVNFRKTFRGTAEVRAFFAETCGNVPEDLLFVIDDCAEGEGETVALLWHIELAGIPFPNGRGVGFYRFSGETGKLVFARDISEPPLKLGRFALLIVRFVAPLARRVLKPPAAQSSAQSSAQLYPGYAAFLGIFTVIYLAVLILSPADLLLPGDPLWALQPETIQELLDESLNFFFVLPIVNQLGLTVLESPPVHPVTQAFFNFAEAWIFMFLPLLLADPRGYHLPRPLIWLGAMFLTNIFLLPYMGLRCTTEPDSQRSQGKGFIARSFGWTGLVVGAIAVVWFLAVGDVGGVGERLGFFGEMLRGDRVTIAFALDIVLFSVFQGIILGGIMPPGHPQRGLRWIPFWGLGLWLIL, encoded by the coding sequence ATGGGTGATGTGAGGGAGTTGTCGAAGCAAGAACAGATTACGGCTTTATATGAGGCGATTAACCGGCGGGATGTTGAGGGGGCGTTGGCTTATATTGATGATGATTGTGTGTATGAGGATGTGAACTTCAGGAAAACCTTTCGGGGAACGGCTGAGGTTCGGGCGTTTTTTGCAGAAACTTGTGGCAATGTTCCTGAGGATTTGCTGTTTGTGATTGATGATTGTGCTGAGGGGGAGGGGGAGACGGTGGCCCTGCTTTGGCATATTGAACTGGCGGGGATTCCCTTTCCCAATGGCCGGGGGGTGGGGTTCTATCGCTTTTCTGGGGAGACGGGCAAACTGGTGTTTGCTCGTGATATCTCGGAACCCCCTCTGAAGTTGGGGCGGTTTGCACTGTTGATTGTCCGGTTTGTGGCACCCCTGGCACGACGAGTCTTAAAACCACCTGCGGCTCAATCGTCGGCTCAATCATCCGCTCAACTCTATCCCGGTTATGCGGCATTTCTGGGGATCTTCACGGTGATCTATTTGGCAGTGTTGATTCTTTCACCGGCGGATCTGTTGCTTCCTGGAGATCCACTCTGGGCCTTGCAACCTGAGACGATTCAGGAACTTCTGGATGAGTCGTTGAATTTCTTTTTTGTGCTGCCGATTGTCAATCAGTTGGGGTTGACGGTGTTGGAGTCTCCCCCAGTGCATCCGGTGACGCAGGCCTTTTTTAATTTTGCCGAAGCTTGGATTTTTATGTTTCTGCCGCTGTTGTTGGCTGATCCTCGCGGCTACCACCTCCCTCGCCCTCTGATTTGGCTGGGGGCGATGTTTTTGACGAATATCTTTCTTTTACCCTATATGGGGCTGCGTTGCACCACGGAGCCAGATTCGCAACGGAGTCAAGGGAAGGGGTTTATTGCTCGTTCGTTTGGCTGGACTGGGTTAGTCGTGGGGGCGATCGCCGTGGTTTGGTTTTTGGCGGTGGGAGATGTGGGTGGAGTTGGGGAACGGCTGGGGTTCTTTGGGGAGATGTTACGGGGCGATCGCGTCACCATCGCCTTTGCTCTGGATATTGTCTTGTTTAGTGTCTTTCAAGGGATTATCCTGGGGGGAATTATGCCCCCCGGCCATCCCCAGCGGGGCCTACGCTGGATTCCTTTTTGGGGGTTGGGGCTTTGGTTAATTCTCTAG
- the recR gene encoding recombination mediator RecR, with amino-acid sequence MPRRCPVYTRPLARLIEQFQKLPGVGPKTAQRLALHVLKRPEAEAQALATALVEAKQQVGLCQVCFHFSADPVCEICRNPNRDDSTICVVADSRDVIALEKTREYRGKYHVLGGTIAPMDGIGPEQLHIQPLVQRVSQGTVKEVILAINPSVEGETTTMYVGQLIKPFTRVTRIAFGLPMGGDLEYADEVTLARALEGRRDLD; translated from the coding sequence ATTCCCAGGAGGTGTCCCGTTTATACTCGTCCCCTCGCTCGGCTAATCGAGCAATTCCAAAAACTTCCCGGTGTTGGCCCCAAGACGGCGCAACGCCTCGCGCTTCATGTGCTCAAACGCCCAGAAGCCGAAGCCCAGGCCCTGGCCACGGCCCTAGTAGAAGCCAAGCAGCAAGTCGGGTTATGTCAAGTCTGTTTCCACTTCTCCGCCGATCCCGTCTGTGAGATTTGCCGCAATCCCAACCGGGATGACAGTACCATCTGCGTTGTCGCCGACTCCCGCGATGTCATCGCCCTAGAAAAAACACGGGAATATCGCGGTAAATACCATGTCTTGGGGGGAACGATCGCCCCCATGGATGGAATTGGCCCCGAACAACTCCATATACAGCCCCTGGTGCAGCGCGTCAGTCAAGGAACCGTCAAAGAAGTCATTTTGGCCATCAACCCCAGCGTCGAAGGGGAAACCACCACCATGTATGTGGGGCAACTCATCAAACCCTTTACCCGAGTCACCCGTATCGCCTTTGGCTTACCCATGGGAGGGGACTTAGAATATGCCGATGAAGTCACCCTAGCCCGGGCCTTAGAAGGACGACGGGATCTCGACTAG
- a CDS encoding heavy metal translocating P-type ATPase, whose product MQVSPVQPETQPQVTSLETLALDVGGMKCAGCVKAVERKLSQVPGVASAKVNLATEMATVACEPGVVNPETLAQTLTEGGFPSQLRRQEGLSLADLEATEERQREAQQQQQRQLGVALALIILSVLGHLQMLGVPPIPGLSNIWFHFALASLALVIPGREIIVEGARGLLKNAPSMNTLVGFGLVTAYLASTAALFFPNLAWECFFEEPVMLLGFVLLGRSLESRARNRASASLKSLVGLQPKTVHLLTEIEELSQLDPQTIVDLPADQVRVGEYLQVRPGEKIPVDGEILAGETLVNESMLTGESLPIAKGPGDRLTTGTLNQSGSIIIQAQRTGKDTALAQIVALVEDAQTRKAPVQRLADTVAGYFTYGIMTLAALTFLFWYGVGVDLFPNVLETAHEFPNLGHVHGMGQEPLSPLLLSLKLMIDVLAIACPCALGLATPTAILVGTGVGAERGLLIRGGDVLERVHQLDTVVFDKTGTLTTGHPQVSDIWQRGPRNLLQWVASVERQTSHPLAEAIVSRAQAEGLSLLRVSDSHTEAGLGVRGMIESQLVLVGNRLWLEKQGIVPDAAVEDWLDMMAREGNSLVYVAIDGEFAGAIAVRDQLREDAAQTVEALRRLGLGVQLLTGDRPETAQAIGQQLGLSPQEIMAQVSPQDKASRIAQLQATGLTVAVVGDGINDAPALAQADVGLALNAGTDVAVETADIVLMGDRLQDILGSIRLSRATFNKIRQNLVWAFGYNLVGLPVAAGILLPKFGILLDPAVAAGFMALSSVSVVTNSLLLRRFDG is encoded by the coding sequence ATGCAAGTCTCCCCGGTTCAACCTGAAACTCAACCCCAAGTGACTTCCCTGGAAACCCTCGCCCTGGATGTGGGGGGGATGAAATGCGCCGGCTGCGTGAAAGCCGTGGAACGGAAACTGAGCCAAGTTCCGGGGGTGGCCTCGGCGAAAGTCAATTTGGCGACGGAAATGGCGACGGTGGCTTGTGAGCCGGGAGTGGTGAATCCAGAGACTCTGGCCCAAACCCTGACGGAAGGGGGGTTTCCTAGTCAGTTACGCCGTCAGGAAGGACTGTCGTTGGCGGATTTGGAAGCGACGGAGGAACGCCAGCGAGAGGCACAGCAGCAACAGCAACGTCAGCTTGGGGTGGCCTTGGCGCTGATTATCCTGTCAGTATTGGGCCATTTGCAAATGCTGGGGGTTCCACCGATTCCGGGGTTGAGTAATATCTGGTTTCATTTTGCCCTGGCCTCTCTGGCGTTAGTGATTCCGGGGCGCGAGATTATTGTGGAGGGGGCCCGGGGCTTGCTCAAAAATGCGCCGAGTATGAATACGCTAGTGGGGTTTGGCTTGGTGACGGCCTATCTGGCCAGTACGGCGGCTCTGTTTTTCCCGAATTTGGCTTGGGAATGCTTTTTTGAGGAACCGGTGATGTTGTTGGGGTTTGTGCTGTTGGGGCGATCGCTCGAATCCCGGGCCAGAAATCGCGCCTCAGCTTCTCTCAAGTCTCTGGTGGGGTTACAGCCGAAAACGGTGCATCTGTTGACGGAGATTGAGGAGTTGAGCCAGCTCGATCCTCAGACGATTGTGGATTTACCGGCGGATCAGGTGCGGGTGGGAGAATATTTACAAGTTCGTCCGGGTGAGAAAATCCCGGTGGATGGGGAAATTTTGGCTGGGGAAACCTTGGTGAATGAGTCGATGTTGACGGGAGAATCGTTACCGATCGCCAAAGGGCCGGGCGATCGCCTCACGACAGGAACCCTGAATCAGTCGGGAAGCATCATTATCCAGGCGCAACGCACGGGGAAAGATACGGCGTTGGCACAGATTGTGGCGTTGGTGGAAGATGCTCAAACCCGCAAGGCCCCGGTACAACGGTTGGCGGATACGGTGGCGGGCTATTTTACCTATGGGATTATGACTCTGGCTGCCTTGACATTTTTGTTTTGGTATGGAGTGGGAGTAGATTTATTTCCCAATGTCCTAGAGACGGCCCATGAGTTCCCCAATTTGGGCCATGTCCACGGGATGGGCCAGGAGCCACTGTCGCCGCTGTTGCTCAGTTTGAAGCTGATGATTGATGTGTTGGCGATCGCCTGTCCCTGTGCGTTGGGGTTGGCGACTCCTACGGCTATCTTGGTGGGAACCGGTGTGGGTGCGGAACGGGGGCTACTGATTCGTGGGGGTGATGTGCTAGAGCGGGTTCATCAACTCGATACGGTGGTCTTTGATAAAACCGGAACTCTGACCACGGGACATCCCCAGGTGAGCGACATTTGGCAACGGGGGCCCCGGAATCTATTGCAATGGGTGGCTTCGGTGGAACGACAAACGAGCCACCCTCTGGCTGAGGCGATCGTGAGTCGGGCCCAGGCGGAGGGATTGAGCTTGCTTCGGGTATCCGATTCCCACACGGAAGCGGGGTTAGGGGTGCGAGGGATGATTGAGTCGCAACTGGTGTTGGTGGGGAATCGCCTCTGGCTGGAGAAGCAGGGGATTGTCCCTGACGCGGCGGTGGAGGATTGGCTCGACATGATGGCCCGTGAGGGGAATAGTCTAGTGTATGTGGCCATTGATGGGGAGTTTGCGGGGGCGATCGCCGTTCGTGATCAACTGCGCGAGGATGCAGCGCAGACGGTGGAAGCCTTGCGTCGGTTGGGGTTGGGGGTGCAACTGCTGACGGGCGATCGCCCAGAAACGGCTCAGGCGATTGGCCAACAGTTGGGCCTGTCTCCCCAGGAGATTATGGCTCAGGTGAGTCCCCAGGATAAGGCCTCGCGCATTGCTCAGTTACAGGCAACAGGATTGACGGTGGCGGTGGTTGGTGATGGGATTAATGATGCACCGGCGTTGGCCCAAGCGGATGTGGGACTGGCGTTGAATGCAGGAACGGATGTGGCGGTGGAAACGGCGGATATTGTCTTGATGGGCGATCGCCTCCAGGATATCCTGGGGTCAATTCGTCTCAGTCGCGCCACGTTTAATAAGATTCGCCAAAATCTCGTCTGGGCCTTTGGCTATAATCTCGTAGGACTCCCTGTTGCGGCGGGAATTTTACTCCCGAAATTTGGGATTCTCCTCGATCCGGCGGTGGCGGCTGGCTTTATGGCTCTGAGTTCGGTGAGTGTGGTGACGAACTCGTTGCTACTGCGTCGCTTTGATGGCTAA
- the hpsU gene encoding hormogonium polysaccharide biosynthesis acetyltransferase HpsU, with protein MTSTEFSKPDIETPAWVDLARYDQSDYDRGRSGVYVLLWWLVQAISFPLSPHFANGFRCWLLRRFGATVGEGVIVRPTARFTYPWKVTMGDFCWVGDDVVFYSLDEIRLGNHCVVSQKTYFCTGSHEIGDRQFGLKTNPITLGNGVWVATDCFVAAGVTIGSNTVVGARSSVFSDLPAGFICLGSPCRAKSPRTMNEGDSPGS; from the coding sequence ATGACGTCAACTGAGTTCTCGAAACCTGATATTGAGACCCCGGCTTGGGTGGATTTGGCCCGCTATGACCAATCGGATTATGATCGCGGCCGTTCGGGGGTCTATGTTCTGCTGTGGTGGCTGGTTCAGGCGATCTCCTTTCCCCTGTCACCTCATTTCGCTAATGGCTTCCGCTGCTGGCTGTTACGTCGCTTTGGTGCCACGGTAGGGGAGGGGGTGATTGTTCGTCCGACGGCCCGATTTACGTATCCCTGGAAGGTGACGATGGGGGATTTTTGCTGGGTTGGGGATGATGTGGTGTTTTATAGTCTCGATGAGATTCGTCTGGGGAACCATTGTGTGGTGTCCCAGAAAACCTATTTCTGTACGGGAAGTCATGAGATTGGCGATCGCCAGTTTGGCCTAAAAACCAACCCTATTACTCTCGGGAATGGGGTTTGGGTTGCAACGGATTGTTTTGTGGCCGCTGGGGTCACCATTGGCTCAAATACGGTGGTTGGGGCCCGCAGTAGTGTATTTAGTGACCTTCCGGCGGGGTTTATCTGTTTGGGGAGTCCCTGTCGTGCGAAATCGCCACGGACGATGAACGAGGGGGACTCCCCAGGTTCTTAG
- a CDS encoding phycobiliprotein lyase, whose product MNISKFFRLSLGVWRSQRTGHNHELSHVEDVQSTLTATPLALDEPQLVNACRDSAVDIYDISSPYRVDQDYQARFTHWQQSHSYLVIPIPNPDNANLGTLIHSYLDLDTPASRGNYELRPDGTLMVRMVEENAMREERIWFPSANLRLHVSMIRPSDRAVTTTIFTSDVRTSPASAMTDNPAIALQR is encoded by the coding sequence ATGAACATTAGCAAATTTTTCCGACTCTCCTTGGGGGTGTGGCGATCGCAGCGAACCGGTCATAACCACGAACTCAGTCACGTCGAAGATGTCCAGTCCACCCTAACGGCCACCCCATTGGCCTTAGATGAGCCGCAACTGGTCAACGCCTGTCGCGACTCGGCGGTTGATATCTATGACATCAGCTCGCCGTACCGAGTCGATCAAGACTATCAGGCTCGCTTTACCCATTGGCAACAGAGTCATAGCTATTTGGTCATTCCCATTCCCAACCCAGATAACGCCAATCTGGGAACCCTCATCCATAGCTATCTCGACTTAGACACCCCAGCGAGTCGGGGAAACTATGAATTACGGCCCGACGGAACTCTCATGGTGCGGATGGTGGAAGAAAACGCCATGCGTGAGGAACGGATCTGGTTTCCTTCCGCCAACTTGCGGCTTCATGTCTCCATGATTCGGCCGAGCGATCGCGCCGTCACTACCACTATCTTTACCTCCGATGTCCGCACCAGTCCCGCATCAGCCATGACCGATAACCCAGCCATTGCCTTGCAACGTTAG
- a CDS encoding phycobiliprotein lyase, translated as MELKTFQAFFDCCVGNWSTERTYHYMTRQEVERSHTDFVITPLSGDLKLKVLRDNAYPIPDKLDPLPGYHLEFATVSESGEEVEQQLNLLFVPTEDLGNHIEGDYLRDRAYEEDRPIISHFRFHNSTRELLMTTRYARVIAVDSITLIHPELRIRKILSYERPEKNQPPENVVLVGFGVEQKSSNSQK; from the coding sequence ATGGAACTTAAGACTTTTCAGGCGTTTTTTGATTGCTGTGTTGGCAATTGGAGTACCGAACGCACCTACCACTATATGACTCGTCAGGAGGTGGAGCGATCGCACACGGACTTTGTCATCACCCCCCTTTCAGGGGATCTCAAACTGAAAGTACTGCGGGATAACGCCTATCCTATCCCAGACAAACTCGATCCTCTTCCCGGCTATCACCTCGAATTTGCCACAGTCTCTGAAAGCGGGGAAGAAGTCGAACAACAACTGAATTTGCTGTTTGTCCCCACCGAAGACCTCGGCAACCATATTGAAGGGGATTACCTGCGCGATCGCGCCTACGAAGAAGACCGGCCCATTATCTCCCACTTCCGCTTCCACAACAGCACCCGGGAACTGTTAATGACCACCCGCTATGCCCGAGTCATCGCCGTAGACTCCATTACCCTGATTCATCCCGAACTGCGGATTCGCAAAATTCTCAGTTACGAGCGTCCTGAAAAGAACCAACCCCCAGAAAATGTGGTTCTCGTTGGTTTTGGCGTGGAACAGAAATCGTCCAATTCGCAAAAATAA
- a CDS encoding phycobiliprotein lyase, whose amino-acid sequence MTVSLQHQPLTAEALAEQFFRNCAGEWTSQRRYYSLTSGETQEVTSEITVEFLEPERELLQELAQRHQLESDNPFLCGSRVTWESHYEGVSRKPSRGKTVFGVRGDILYRDRGFATPKPVIADFWFTNPETMCLKTEYNNSSFEEELKLIGEKYRTRQTVICRDGEELMIGQYLETRR is encoded by the coding sequence ATGACTGTATCTCTCCAACATCAACCGTTAACCGCTGAAGCTCTCGCCGAGCAGTTTTTCCGCAACTGCGCCGGGGAGTGGACATCCCAACGTCGCTACTACAGCTTAACCAGCGGCGAAACCCAAGAAGTCACTAGCGAAATTACAGTGGAATTTCTCGAACCCGAGCGGGAGTTGTTACAGGAACTCGCGCAACGCCACCAACTTGAGTCGGACAATCCCTTTCTCTGTGGGAGTCGTGTTACCTGGGAAAGTCATTATGAGGGGGTTAGTCGCAAACCCAGTCGGGGAAAAACCGTGTTTGGGGTTCGCGGAGACATTCTCTATCGCGATCGGGGTTTCGCCACTCCTAAACCCGTTATCGCCGATTTCTGGTTCACCAATCCCGAAACCATGTGCTTAAAAACTGAGTACAACAATTCCAGTTTTGAGGAAGAACTGAAACTTATTGGTGAGAAATACCGCACCCGTCAGACGGTAATTTGTCGTGATGGAGAAGAACTCATGATTGGCCAATACCTAGAAACCCGGCGTTAG
- a CDS encoding Txe/YoeB family addiction module toxin has product MNRRVVFEFSAFEDFNSWAVENKKIYRKIVKLIYDIDRSPKQGLGKPEALKHDLQGYGSRRIDKEHRLVDRVSQETITIISCKYHY; this is encoded by the coding sequence ATGAATCGGCGAGTCGTTTTTGAGTTTTCGGCGTTTGAAGATTTTAATAGCTGGGCGGTTGAAAATAAAAAAATATACCGAAAAATTGTTAAGCTAATTTATGATATTGACCGCTCTCCAAAGCAGGGACTAGGGAAGCCTGAAGCTCTGAAACATGATTTGCAAGGCTACGGGTCAAGACGGATTGATAAAGAACATCGTCTTGTCGATCGCGTTAGCCAAGAAACCATTACGATTATTTCCTGTAAGTATCATTATTAA
- a CDS encoding IS1 family transposase (programmed frameshift): protein MPHCPDCDSKRTVKNGHIHTGKQRYLCRNCGRQFVKNPTNKVIDTPTRELIDRLLLERIPMAGIARAVQVSEQWLQDYVNCKAAQTHRQVTVSPKKKGRLTVQCDELWSFVDYKGNKQWVWLALDAETREMIGAYVGSRAAESAQNLWDSLPTVYRQCAVIYTDAWEAYRQVLPSKRHRVVSKSSGKTSYIERFNNTLRQRVSRFVRRSLAFSKSLRNHIGLLWNFIHHYNASLPL from the exons ATGCCTCATTGCCCTGATTGCGATTCTAAGCGAACCGTCAAAAATGGCCACATCCACACGGGCAAGCAACGGTATCTATGCCGTAACTGTGGTCGTCAGTTTGTCAAAAACCCAACCAATAAGGTCATCGACACCCCGACTCGCGAACTCATTGACCGGCTCTTGCTAGAACGCATCCCGATGGCTGGAATTGCCCGGGCGGTTCAGGTGTCTGAGCAATGGCTGCAAGACTATGTCAACTGTAAAGCCGCCCAGACACACAGGCAAGTCACTGTCAGTCCAAAAAAAAAGGGCCGAT TGACGGTGCAATGTGATGAACTTTGGTCGTTTGTGGATTACAAGGGCAACAAACAATGGGTCTGGTTAGCTCTCGATGCCGAGACCCGTGAGATGATCGGCGCTTATGTCGGTTCTCGCGCTGCCGAGAGTGCGCAAAACCTCTGGGATTCCCTACCCACAGTCTATCGGCAATGTGCTGTGATCTACACTGACGCTTGGGAGGCTTACCGGCAGGTGCTGCCGAGCAAACGACACCGGGTCGTCAGTAAGTCGAGTGGCAAGACCAGTTACATTGAGCGGTTCAACAATACCCTCAGGCAAAGAGTTTCACGCTTTGTCCGACGCAGCTTAGCCTTCTCCAAGAGTCTACGGAATCACATTGGCCTCCTGTGGAATTTTATTCACCACTACAACGCATCATTACCTCTCTAG
- the ilvC gene encoding ketol-acid reductoisomerase, which produces MHMARMYYDQDANLDRLADKTVAIIGYGSQGHAHALNLKDSGVNVIVGLYPGSKSAPKAKDAGLTVYPVAEAAEKADLIMILLPDEVQKTVYKQEIEPNLKDGDILAFAHGFNIHFGQVVPPENVDVVMIAPKGPGHLVRRTYEQGEGVPCLFAVYQDASGQARDRAMAYAKGVGGTRAGILETSFREETETDLFGEQAVLCGGLSALIKAGFETLIEAGYQPELAYFECLHEVKLIVDLVVEGGLATMRDSISNTAEYGDYTRGPRVVTPETKAAMKEILSEIQSGQFAREFVLENQSGKPGFTAMRRQEAEHPIEEVGKDLRAMFSWLKKN; this is translated from the coding sequence GTGCATATGGCTCGCATGTACTACGACCAAGATGCGAATCTGGACAGACTCGCCGATAAAACCGTTGCCATTATCGGCTATGGTTCCCAAGGGCACGCCCATGCCCTTAACTTAAAAGATAGTGGCGTCAATGTCATTGTTGGCCTCTATCCTGGCAGTAAATCCGCCCCCAAAGCCAAAGATGCCGGACTAACGGTGTATCCTGTGGCTGAAGCCGCCGAAAAAGCCGATTTAATCATGATTCTGCTCCCCGACGAGGTGCAGAAAACCGTTTACAAACAAGAAATTGAGCCTAACCTGAAAGACGGGGATATTCTCGCCTTCGCCCATGGATTTAACATCCATTTTGGTCAAGTGGTTCCCCCTGAAAACGTCGATGTGGTCATGATTGCCCCCAAAGGCCCCGGCCATTTGGTGCGTCGCACCTATGAACAAGGGGAAGGCGTTCCCTGTCTGTTTGCCGTGTATCAAGATGCTTCTGGACAGGCCCGCGATCGGGCTATGGCCTATGCAAAAGGCGTTGGTGGAACCCGCGCCGGTATCTTGGAAACCAGTTTCCGGGAAGAAACGGAAACCGATTTATTTGGGGAACAGGCTGTTTTGTGTGGTGGCTTAAGTGCCCTCATTAAAGCTGGGTTTGAAACCTTGATTGAAGCGGGTTATCAGCCAGAACTCGCCTATTTTGAATGTCTCCACGAAGTGAAACTGATTGTGGACTTAGTGGTTGAAGGTGGTTTAGCGACCATGCGCGACAGCATTTCCAATACTGCGGAGTATGGCGACTATACCCGGGGTCCTCGGGTGGTAACTCCTGAAACCAAAGCCGCCATGAAAGAGATTCTCAGCGAAATCCAATCGGGACAATTTGCGCGGGAATTTGTCTTGGAAAATCAATCGGGTAAACCTGGATTCACGGCTATGCGTCGTCAGGAAGCGGAACATCCCATTGAGGAAGTCGGGAAAGACTTGCGGGCGATGTTCTCCTGGTTGAAGAAAAACTAG